Proteins from one Paludisphaera rhizosphaerae genomic window:
- a CDS encoding sugar phosphate isomerase/epimerase family protein has protein sequence MDMRQILDATTTRRSFLGGAAALAASSVLPRTVLAAAQEKPNSVFNGVRIGCITYSYRGEIASAEDTLKALITDGLSECEMMDGPIRTFTGLPGGGRPGQKPTELMDVQRDAILAKCAEMRKMYNDAGVNMHLHKIPFGSTDEAIDLNFQVAQALGCKGITLERSEAMAKKLAPFADKYKIWVGFHNHTENYPKLEDHDPILDHSPYIGFNVDIGHYYAGTKGKSPIPLLEKYHDRIVSLHLKDRTADGQNLPWGQGGTPIKEVLQLMKQEKWTFPGDIEVEYKIPAGSTAVAEVRKCVDYCREALA, from the coding sequence ATGGACATGCGACAGATTCTTGATGCAACGACGACCCGCCGGTCGTTCCTGGGGGGGGCGGCGGCCCTCGCCGCGTCTTCGGTCCTCCCCCGGACGGTTCTGGCGGCCGCGCAGGAGAAGCCGAACTCCGTCTTCAACGGCGTCCGGATCGGCTGCATCACCTACAGCTACCGCGGCGAGATCGCCTCGGCCGAGGACACCCTGAAGGCCCTCATCACGGACGGCCTCAGCGAGTGCGAGATGATGGACGGCCCGATCCGGACCTTCACCGGCCTCCCCGGCGGCGGCCGTCCCGGTCAGAAGCCGACGGAGCTGATGGACGTCCAGCGCGACGCGATCCTCGCCAAGTGCGCCGAGATGCGCAAGATGTACAACGACGCCGGCGTCAACATGCACCTGCACAAGATCCCCTTCGGCTCGACTGACGAGGCGATCGACCTGAACTTCCAGGTCGCCCAGGCGCTGGGCTGCAAGGGGATCACCCTGGAACGCAGCGAGGCGATGGCCAAGAAGCTCGCCCCGTTCGCCGACAAGTACAAGATCTGGGTCGGCTTCCACAACCACACCGAGAACTACCCCAAGCTGGAAGACCACGACCCGATCCTGGACCACAGCCCGTACATCGGGTTCAACGTGGACATCGGTCACTACTATGCCGGGACCAAGGGCAAATCGCCGATCCCGTTGCTGGAGAAGTACCACGACCGGATCGTCAGCCTCCACCTGAAGGACCGGACCGCCGACGGCCAGAACCTCCCCTGGGGCCAGGGCGGGACGCCCATCAAGGAAGTCCTCCAGCTCATGAAGCAGGAGAAGTGGACCTTCCCCGGCGACATCGAGGTCGAATACAAGATCCCCGCCGGCTCGACTGCCGTGGCCGAGGTCCGCAAGTGCGTCGACTACTGCAGGGAGGCCCTGGCCTGA
- a CDS encoding monooxygenase has protein sequence MRPGLFLPLALLGLAPLAPAADGVPTYHGEISRIIQTRCQDCHRPGQVAPFSLLTYEQARKRAGDIAGVASDRSMPPWHASTREGGPFRDVRVMPQDEIDALAAWASAGAPEGDPTDAPPHREFPSDWPLGEPDLVLKPSAAYTLAADGPDEFRVFVLPSGLTEGKWIQGIDYRPGNLRVVHHVLAAFDTRGRARKLDEADPTPGYSVSGGGYRIFPEGELDGWAPGKSPHRLADGVARYLPAGSDVLLQVHYHKSGKPEEDATAIGLYFAKAPVEKQLRAGGVLPPFRPLTFKPDLTIPAGADRHEVRGSMTLRSDIHVVAVIPHMHWLGRDFLLTAALPDGSKTTLIRIDHWDFNWQSTYDLAAPLPLPKGTRLEMLAHFDNSESNPSNPTSPPKEVRWGEQTTDEMCIGFIHYTRDDEHLTGGPPARKYDPLADWWP, from the coding sequence ATGCGACCCGGCCTGTTCCTCCCGCTCGCCCTGCTCGGCCTGGCCCCGCTCGCTCCGGCGGCCGACGGCGTCCCCACGTACCACGGCGAGATCAGCCGCATTATCCAAACGCGCTGCCAGGACTGCCACCGGCCGGGGCAGGTCGCGCCGTTCTCGCTGCTGACGTATGAGCAGGCCCGCAAGCGAGCCGGCGACATCGCCGGCGTGGCTTCGGATCGGTCGATGCCCCCCTGGCACGCCTCAACCCGGGAGGGCGGCCCGTTCCGCGACGTCCGCGTGATGCCGCAGGACGAGATCGACGCCCTCGCCGCCTGGGCCTCCGCCGGCGCCCCCGAGGGCGACCCGACCGACGCGCCGCCGCATCGCGAGTTCCCCTCCGACTGGCCGCTCGGCGAGCCCGACCTGGTGCTGAAGCCCTCGGCGGCCTACACGCTGGCGGCCGACGGCCCCGACGAGTTCCGCGTCTTCGTCTTGCCCAGCGGGCTGACGGAGGGGAAGTGGATCCAGGGGATCGACTACCGGCCGGGCAACCTCCGGGTCGTCCACCACGTCCTGGCCGCCTTCGACACTCGCGGCCGCGCCCGCAAGCTGGACGAGGCCGACCCCACGCCGGGGTACTCGGTCTCGGGCGGCGGCTACCGGATCTTCCCCGAGGGCGAACTTGACGGCTGGGCCCCCGGCAAGTCCCCCCACCGCCTGGCCGACGGCGTCGCCCGGTATCTCCCCGCCGGCTCCGACGTCCTGCTGCAGGTCCACTACCACAAGAGCGGCAAGCCCGAGGAAGACGCCACGGCGATCGGTCTGTACTTCGCGAAGGCACCCGTCGAGAAGCAGCTCCGCGCCGGGGGCGTGCTGCCGCCGTTCCGGCCCCTCACCTTCAAGCCCGACCTGACGATCCCGGCCGGCGCCGACCGGCACGAGGTCCGCGGCTCGATGACCCTGCGGAGCGACATCCACGTCGTCGCGGTGATCCCCCACATGCACTGGCTGGGCCGAGACTTCCTCCTGACCGCCGCCCTTCCCGACGGCTCGAAAACAACGCTGATCCGCATCGACCACTGGGACTTCAACTGGCAGAGCACCTACGACCTGGCCGCCCCCCTGCCCCTCCCCAAAGGCACCCGGCTGGAGATGCTGGCCCACTTCGACAACTCTGAATCCAACCCCTCCAATCCCACCAGTCCCCCCAAAGAGGTCCGCTGGGGCGAGCAGACCACCGACGAGATGTGCATCGGCTTCATCCACTACACCCGCGACGACGAACACCTCACCGGCGGCCCCCCCGCCAGGAAGTACGACCCCCTCGCCGACTGGTGGCCCTGA